One genomic region from Rosa rugosa chromosome 1, drRosRugo1.1, whole genome shotgun sequence encodes:
- the LOC133738795 gene encoding EPIDERMAL PATTERNING FACTOR-like protein 8: MAPSTKNYPVNGLKVATLTAAFIFFFFTILLSKSVDSKHSSHSESSDMLQQRKMVLGSRPPGCENKCLNCRPCLATLVIPSHHQTKLSSLSSHNDEDDSYYLLSWKCKCGQKLFQP, from the exons ATGGCTCCATCCACCAAAAACTATCCAGTAAATGGCCTCAAAGTAGCAACCCTCACTGCGGctttcatctttttcttcttcacaaTTCTACTTTCCAAATCAG TGGATTCCAAACATTCGAGTCATAGTGAGAGCAGTGATATGCTGCAGCAAAGAAAAATGGTTCTGGGTTCAAGGCCTCCTGGATGTGAGAACAAGTGTTTGAATTGCAGGCCTTGCCTTGCTACTCTGGTCATTCCATCTCATCATCAAACAAAGCTTTCCAGTTTGTCATCTCataatgatgaagatgataGCTATTATCTACTCTCATGGAAATGCAAATGTGGACAGAAGCTATTTCAACCATGA